The nucleotide sequence ttttttattcagtgtGGATATATACTCactgttgattgctgctcattgtaacatactattgcgtattcactttatttgcgtattgaatcaaagtgttaacaagttcacctaacatttcactcataccggtctatattgtatagtctgatctctcaagtatttggagccacgaatgcttgtaattttctgactaaacccttttattagttggtttatataccaaattcagtaaaatattttttacataaaacataagatattggatttattagcttttccattctaaatcatatagactgctttatttattcttaacgaaaattaataaatttcctctctttcttcagatgtgaaagttgtggacaaacctgtctaagcattgtgagactcctgcagcacaagaggcaatagtagaaatagtaagtatatcaatcaagaaattaagccgacataaagcaaaactttcaactattcgtctaatctcaatttcctattatttattcacaggacaactatagcagaaggggagatatcagaagtctggcgacatatcagtgacagtgtgattccaataaatataattagagtactacataaatgtttgcaatagaaaaacaacctatggaggcatgcaaagacatttgaccctccggtagagttgtgtatggcccccacatcctgcagggcttgaggaaaatagctaaaaattccaaagcgtaagattgcataagcggtcttgtttgtaaaaaggcacaaaacacgccagacatacctAAAAACAGCTTTTAAAAATGAGaattacgggtaactcactgcacctgtgttatatttggttcatcaacttccCTCGAAcgattaacaataattgtaatagtattctggaagtttttttttatctaaatgtaatagatttttcaaaccttttaaagtgaaattgattattcacacagaaaacaatttactgaaagtagttttggaatatcaatttttttttgtccactttttgacccaattaagaatacacatcaagctagcaaaagaatacttgaataaaacacttgagtgattaaattaaacgcaaagtacatgaagaaggtggcattttcgaagaaaatgggagttgcaatatttctgcttttcacaaaattctgaagcacattgtttaatttgtaatatttccctcaatacaatgaaaaaacacaataagctcagcagtcaatatgacaaattcgaagaccaacttcgaacagaaaatttccatgtgtttgtatattaatataattatacaacgacttagttactaaaaatcaatatcaataataattaaagcaatcctatgccacgcaatgtggtgcgaaatgtcttgtcgaaaaaatctgtcatttgttttttcactgatctagacatgaaatgataaaagtaacttttttgcattactggaattatttaaacattcgcaaagatccagattaacccatgatcatgtggcctcgttagttagagttggtactataaactCATTTTAGCCTGGCcctagtatgctggtgacacaaaaaagaagccaaacgtcaggacaaatgtaattattaaaacattgagtttatactgtagtatttttgttaattttagggtcatatatttagattaagttatttttagtgtatgtattattctttccttatctaaagcttgttcaaaaatgattttgatggttgtacatagaattttatgattttttataacaaatacAGTAGgctaacttgcaaatgttgcaataatagtggaatgcaaatattaatatgtaattgcagttgaaattgaaaaaataataaaacttaatccaactgtttagttgcatcacaatatatgtcatgtcgcaaactaaaactatcttgaaaatatcttttaagtatacattatcaaaaactgtttgcggccctttttacaatttccaaaatgcaatgcggctctcgaaaactcatgagtttgacaccactgatctattctagacgattcaagcattgctttgggaaataatatcacttcaattaaatttaaaaaatatcgctatattaaatacaaaatcgttgctatcataaagatAAACCagttcagccactcgaaatatattggccttcacaaagcaatggaggcaaaattgagagttcatgagctataaacatttgttcttttctttgtcttgaacttttcatactccacagcccctattaattttttttaatttaattaccatgtgatggtcatacatatctttaacttgtattttctgtcatgatgtattaactcaatgtgccaaactaataattagtgtgcatattttgccttcagatgacataaatgtattgtcttgtttattacctcagcttggagtattgacaagaaaaaggtgccagtaaattaggtaaaaaatttttaactctttgttataatcagaattcacaatcaataggaattataaacagccaacaatcaatgagaattatatgcaaaatccctcagaataaatttgtctaaaatcggaggaaggcaaaaaatataggtagtttccatccacacaagcatttcaagaagacttgctcgagccaaactaaatgagcatcgtcaggtgatcggtcgctgcaagttgaattcagccctgcaacctcctgcatataagataatattaattagtgggctatgagctaaattcctaaatttaaacaaacctatctacgatgcattatgtaccagcaatgttacctacgattaactgaatatgtaatatggctaataaattcacctacaaaagcaagttcgataggtgcaaactttgtgttatggaattgtatcacagcacagttttgtagGACACCCTcttcaaatgaaatttcaatgattaagcgcaaacattaaaattacaaactttgaactttgtcattatctgcaaaatgttccacacaaatcttcccgctatcgcgtttgtactcttctctgataaaaaaaaaacgtctatgaatgccaagaattgctctttacagcttgcctgccattccagatttccaagtgagcaaaacttcttagatatagagattattttgttttgttacaggcgcaaaaaggcaggtactacacgtaaaaaagacgccgagtagcaaaagcaagcggaaaacggacgcgaaaggcgacgagaaatatgtgcattggagcgtatcatgaaatacaatctttcgcctgtagtcttatggagtgacgtcagagttgcctatcatgttgtttaatgtcattggttctAGTATGCATACGAAATTCATGGTAATTTAATACAGTACCCTAATGCCTGGATTGGTTTACATTGACTATTGCGTATACTGTATTAATATATCGGGAAGCCTCGttgagtataaaaaaatttgtgcgtTGAACCATGACGAAATTTGTCTAGTGCGGATTGCAAGCTTACAAACTTTTTCGGAGTTGTTGCACAGCCTTACAGAATGAAACAGTTCTGCTCGAAAGTTGTAATTTGTTACAGGCAAGTTACAAGTAGTTAGTTATTCATCGTTCGTAGCCGATCAGGACTGTTCTTGATCGTTTATGTTACCTTTACCTATATATGCAGGACTCGAGCAATGAGTTCTGCGTCCACCGATATAATACATGATTGCAATCTGGCATTTTTACAATAGGTGCTTCCAGTGGAATAGGAGCTGCCACGGCAATAGCATTTGCAAACGAGGGGGCCAGGTTGGCAATATGTGGAAGAAATATATAAAGACTGGGTGAAACTgctaaaatatgtaaaaaaaaaatggagcTGAGGTAGATTAAAATCAGATTCCTAGATAGTTTTAAAGGTTAATATTCCAAGTCAACCAACCCAATGGCCCGGAGCATTCAAACCGATACTGTACAATTGATTGGGGAAGCAAGTCTGATTTCAATTTATTGTTGCACGATTTGGAATTGAATTAATCGTAAAGTAAGAATTCGATAAAGTTACAAATTCTGATACTTTCTCTTTACCATCTGTCCATATGAGGAAACAGTCATTAATGAAGGGGGAATAGTACTGTGGTTTTAACGGGATTTTGTCTAATAGTTCAGATTCCAGGTTTGCCATAAACATGTTCCCATAATTGGGTGCCAATTTTGTTCCTATCACCGTTGCCTGAATTTGGAGATAATGTTTCTCTTCAAaaacgatgctcggggaaatatCTAAATGCTAAGAAGCTATTAGCTAagcaatggatgtttccccgacctttgatctTGGGAAAATGGTtgctatactttaccattgcaaaattttccatGCCTAATTTAGTGGTGCCTGTTTACGTCTTTCAAACCaccattttcattcaaaatattcaaccacCTAAAATTTAAAAGTGCCGTTAGGGAAGTCTAGCCTAGCCTATCAATTATTTTtgcactaatttttgattactgtgaATTATTAAACTAAATCTTCTGGGAAAATGAAAGGATCATTAAGGGTATTTGACTCATACTTAACATTtcggaaacacaactaaaaactgacaaataacacaaaaaaacacgaaaacgaggcaatgtttacaaccatgcctgAAAATTTGTCTGACCGCCGAAAGTGAGTGAGAGGCTGCTAAAATTtcggtactcccaaagtatgaacataattttatttcaattttccttattttagttctattacgagttcggggactaaccaagtgactcccgtaatatttgtacctgaaattatggcctagcctggtacacatactacgttccgatgtctgccatcttgattcacatacttcgggagtactgaaatttccattgttacgtcatttttaACAGCTTGTTGATTAGTTAATATTACGGAAGTGAATAAGAAAGTTCATgttcggggaaacattcataggCTATTGTTGCACTCTAGATATTGTAATCCttatgattttaaataaataaacaatagaATAGACATAAAGAGCCATGGAACGCCAAACTGGAATTCTGACACCCAACTTGTTACCATACCGAATTGTTAAATTTGGCCTTAAAAAgtcaatatggcaaccctgctcACGACGACCTAATCCCGTATACACAATATTCATATGAGTTTGCTCAGCTATTAGGACATTTGCTCAAATGCTGCAGGAtgaaataaaaacgtgttacaCAATAGTTTTCATGTTAAAAGTGTAAGAAACAACGTGAGAGAGTATACAGTCTTGATATATCATCGTTCTAAGCCTTACTTTGGGCTTTgttattacaaaaattaaaaatgatttcttgATTCATAAAAATTGGCATATTTCGAAGTCTTAAATATGTTTGGCTATAATTGGTGATCATTATTGGAGATCGATTCATCAATTCTATACAAAGTAAATCATTACTAGAATAatggtttaaaaaaaattattatttattcattttcataatTTGGTCTCGCTCTGATCTGAGACGACTTTCAACTCCGCCTATAAACTTTTTCTCTTGTTCGTCGCTCGTCCAATCTTGAACTTTGCGGTAGCATTCCAGAGCTACTACGTAACTTTTCTCCGATTCAATGTGATTACCCTCTAGGCCGTAAGCTATTGCTTTATTATTCCAAAAATGACCGTAAACACGATATTTCTGAGCACCTTCACCAAACTTTTTCTTCATGAAGTTAATACCAATATTACAATAGTCTATTTCTTCTTTATATTCTTCAATAGCACCATACATAGCTGCGATTAGGCTTATACAGTATGCCTCTTGATTGAATTTCAAAGTTGGTTCAATATCGCGAAAACGTTGCACGACCGAAAAAAGCTCTAGCAGGATTTCCACCCCAAAATCTTTGGCGATAGCATGCATTTCCTTCCCCTTCTTTTTCATCGAAATTATGATATCGTAAACTTTCACAGCTCTCTCTCTGTGGAACCTTACAATAGCCACATCGGGACTCAACTCTATCTTATACAGATTAGCCGAACAGAGAATTAAAATTAAAGCACGAATATATTGGGAATTATCAATATAACTGTTAATCACTTTGTTGACATCACTCAATTTCGGTCGGTGTGATGAAGTCAACATCGTTTCAAGTTCGATGATTCTCTTTGTTGCATTCATATTTCGATGAAGTCGGATATAGCATTCTGCCAACATGAGTTGTTGAGTTGTTGACAAAGGTAATTTCTCAAGCAATGATGCCGCTTCAtggaattttgagttttgaatcAAGTTTCTTGCAGGCTCTGAACAATAAATGTATTAACGTCAAATGAGATGAAATTATGTTGACAAAGAACTCAGTAATTTGCAACTTAGTCACGTAATAAGAATAGGTTCCGTATAATGGGAAATTCAAATAGGACTGAGCTTTCTCAAATACCtcatgatttcagaatcaaattgaatatttgttttccGAATCGGATCTCGAATGCTCGGAAGATATGTTGAtgtgtattttttattataaatggTCCTCGAGACACATGAATTACTATAGCCCTGACCATGTAGTTTCAAGCTTGTGACAGATGTGTCATTTAACATGGACAGTTATACAAAACTGCAAAAGTAATCAATCGCTATTCAGGGACTAAGAAGTCAAGGGGTTTCCATAAAACAATACCATTTCAATATTTGCCGAagtaagaaaatatttcaaagtgaTTCATTACGAGTAGTGTTTAACATACCCAACATCATATTCTGAGCATCAGCCGATAGACTCGTAGCCCCGTTCATTTCTGCAGCGAGATGTGAATTCGGTTGAACTTCGGTGTAAGGCGGTGGCGAATCTATTAATGGAAAAACTTGTTCATTCTTATGTTGTACTTCTAAGTATTACCTGAATGAATACGGATTTCATTATAATGAATGTAAATTTCTGCCAAAAGGTGAAAGCCAGAAATAACAACTGTATTAGGTGCCTTGTCCATCAAACTACCTTTCTTTACATATTGCATCAATATAAGTCATCACAGTGTGAAATATAAGCTCGGGAAATGCTGAATATTGCTATATAAAAACTGCTAAAGCATATTAATTTGGACTATCAGTTCAATGGAAAATGGACAGCATGATGCCTATAAAGGTAGAAATCATGATTTGAACAACTGAAATAAGaggtttttaaaaaacttcttTGTCTCAAAAACAATTACATTATTCGACAATCTCATACAGTTTTAGAGGTAATATTGACGCAAGCATTAATTTTGTCACTATCTAAAAATATCCCATGGTATACAGAATAATATGACATATACCTTGATAATATCCGACATCGTCTACCATGCCAGAATATAATTCTTGTTCAGTAGGAGCAGACGGCTCAAGATTCATCTGTTTCTTTGACATTTCTTGTGACAATTGGTTTCGAGACAAACTTTCAACTCAGCTATATTACAAGTCACACGTCGTTATTTAACAATtgcagtttaaatatatatatatatatatacccttTCTCGAATGCATCATGCGCATCATAATTCATATCACACTCATGTGATGCGCAACGTAAATATTTGGCGTACAAACATTGTTTGCAATAATAATGCATGCGCTATTACTCAAGCACGAGCCATTAAAATACACTCtcaattatttaataatttctcCGCGTCTCGAATATATATCTTTATGTAAAAGTTTGAGCCCGGTCCATTGTCATATTTAACTATAGAGAACAAAAAAGTTTTTCCTGACTGATAAAGAAAACAGCTGCTAATGCCTTAACGGGGGAGAAACGGCTCGGATTTTCTGAATTCCAGAAAGTTTTGAGAAATTCACCACGAGCTTTTCTAGTTGTTTGTTGGTAAATTACATAGATTTTTGACACAGAGTTACATGTATTATCTGACGGAATGTTTACATAATGGAATACGTTGGGTAGTTACACCATGCGCCATCTATTTGCATGAAACTTTAAGTCCTTAAAACTGATTTTTACCTTTGTGTGACATGAGAATAAAGCTCAGCGCATagcaataaaattttgaaatgtcagGCTTATGTCTCGCATCATGGAAATACATCATGTATCCAATACATTGCTGCTATCGGGGGACTATGGCCCTACTCGTGCGTGTCTTTACCCCAGTACCATTAAAACGTACTTTAGTGTAGTAAACTCCAATCTGACTCTTCAGACATCAATATGCAAATAATATATTCGTTCCAATGTTCGTATATTATGAGGTTGCACGATCGAATTGAATTCAAAACAAACACGTCATACATCGGTAAATACAAAAAAGCATTGCTAAGACCGCAATAAATCATAATTAGGCAATAGGGCAAATGACCTACCCATGCAATAAAATTACATACCATCAATATGAAGGGTTGATTGACGCGATAAATCCTAGTTACGTTCCACATTCGCTACACTGCTATCACAGCAGGTTTGTTCATAACATTTTCCTCGCACGCGAGATACAAACTTAGTTTAGTCGATCCCATCTTCTATTGATGCACTTGTATTTCAGTTCCATATTCTTGAAACCGACTTGGTAATCACAGTAGAGGATTGCAACGCAAGGACGGTTctcagaaataaataataaacataatagcTTGAACATCAATGTGAAATACTGTTGATAGAATTGATCGAATTTCTAAGTATGTCATTTAATTATCAGCTTTTCGCTCAAGCCCTGTTATAAACAAATTTAGTGGATAGTTTTTTACGCAAATCCTTGACAAATACCGTTAAATCTggatttcacaaaaaaatcgtgagaaaatattaattcagttCTTGTTATTAATCTATAAAATGAATTCGGGAAAGGGACAGTATTTTGAGGATTTCTATTTCTCAGAAAGTTACATGGTAAGTACAGATTCGCCATTTTCATCgcgtatattttttttttcgccaGTAAAACATCACCGACGTGTGTGTGATGTGTCAAAGCCCCAGAATGTCTTTTGCTTCGCCGTATCATACACGAGATTCGAAATAACTCGAATGAATTGGAAATTTTAATAATTGAAACAGTATTATAAACTCTATCCGTAGGTTCTAGtagtatatatacaaaattctATACCGAACTAAAGCGGGTGGTCACAGTAATTTGATACTCAAATGCCTATATCTCGCACTTAGTAAAACACAGTTTATCCCTTGGTTTTGCCCTATCCCCACTAAAATTTCTTTATATGTCAGATTAAGATTTAACCCATATTAAACAGTTAGCCATGCATTGACTATTCCCCAAAATTGTTGCACAAATtgacagaaataaaataaatgtagcACTGTTTCGACATGACTCTCACAAATGTACATTTCGGACTTCGGACTCCTATTTATTCTAAATATCAGGTCATTTGTAGGTACTGCTCTCAAAGCAAATTTGACATGGAAAGATCTAAGTCGCGATTCAATATCgcaataaaaaaactttttcatactGCCAATTATCCAAGTTCTTGCAAAATTCATTTgaccatttttctattttctcatTAGGAATCAAAATTTTCACATTACGAagcttaacatatatatatcgGGAAGATTTATCAATGCTTTGAATATCTTCGATTAGACTACGATGAGGTTTGGCTTGAggtgtttttgataaattttctttcCATGCTTGGGGTATAcatgataaaaattttaaatacgaTTGCATGTCATTATAAAAATCAGAAAAGTTTATCGCGACTTTCGTATCTCCActaaagtcataagattttaaccggaatgtttatccgagataaCAAAGAGatgttttgagtaagaaaaatcatgaaaattagctcacaaGCATACTATAAAATCAATTAGAGGAATGGcgccttcggcaaaacgagtgggttgcgataatgaagaatatgcttacaTCGACGGCGGATGAGACACGCTAGCCTGGCCTATGTTAATTGTAAtagtcctctgatgcaaagacgcctcaagtaatctgttatgacgccatgatgtggatttcgagttcatgtatttacatttttctcataaaatgaaggcataattacggttaatactgttcggttaatttatgcttagcatactttgtttttacggttgaagtgatagagtttttcaagatcatagaaactcatttattcgatcgcttttcaattttcgcaaggtggtttcgtCGCAGGGTCGTTCACCCAATGGCGTTGCGTTATCGGgtgcgtcttactgcgccaaccactgaactacagcttgaaaAAGTGTACATGAGCCTCTATCgttatttgtggcgttttgaagaagttattgcaaataagaagcgcttggcaagtttttacatccatttttcttcaacctatttaatacaaaaaaatcaaatagtacagccattttgaacaaaacaggcaaaaaaaacttgatttgaaacaattgttttaaaacaattctttttg is from Styela clava chromosome 9, kaStyClav1.hap1.2, whole genome shotgun sequence and encodes:
- the LOC120339628 gene encoding uncharacterized protein LOC120339628; the encoded protein is MSKKQMNLEPSAPTEQELYSGMVDDVGYYQDSPPPYTEVQPNSHLAAEMNGATSLSADAQNMMLEPARNLIQNSKFHEAASLLEKLPLSTTQQLMLAECYIRLHRNMNATKRIIELETMLTSSHRPKLSDVNKVINSYIDNSQYIRALILILCSANLYKIELSPDVAIVRFHRERAVKVYDIIISMKKKGKEMHAIAKDFGVEILLELFSVVQRFRDIEPTLKFNQEAYCISLIAAMYGAIEEYKEEIDYCNIGINFMKKKFGEGAQKYRVYGHFWNNKAIAYGLEGNHIESEKSYVVALECYRKVQDWTSDEQEKKFIGGVESRLRSERDQIMKMNK